The region CCATATAGTTAGTTGCCTCTTTTTTGTTATAAATGTATGTAAAAATATATTTTGCGACCTCACCATTCAGGCAAATAACATTGTTTTGATATTCCTTCCCTGTGACTACTGGTATAACATAATATTCTCCTTTCACCTGTATCATGGTATACTGAGACGACATTAATATTTGTTCCATATTTTTCTTATATGATATACACATATCAAAAACTTGTGTAACCATATTCCCCCTCTCTCGTTAATCTTTATTATCTCCAGTAGGAATAGTTTTCTTACCATCCCTAACATTGGACACCTTCACCTTTTCTTTATTGGAGAAAACGGAACTATTTATCTAATGGATAAATAGTTCCTCAGCAGAAGGATTAGCAGCTTTCAGGTGCTGACATCCAGCAGTCTAACGAAAGCGTCTCATCTACTACAAGTTCTACTGTCTCGAATTGTGGAGTTTTATACTCTTTCTTTTCAACCATAGTTTTATCACCTCCTTTAAATGTTACCAAATTTCAATTAGTAAAAAGCTAGGTAACATAAAATACCAATTATGGTAATAGTGGTTTCTCTTTAATCAAATGAAAAATAGCTTGTCAATGTTAGTTCTAAATATTATGGATGTTAAATAAGATATTTATAATTCTTATTAACCACAATTTTAAATATCTTGCAGAAATGCCATTTTCACACCTTGTTCTTAAAATTATTTGCTTATTGCTTATTTTTTATTATATTTCCGTCGATTTAAAAAACAAAATTTTTAGTATGATCTTAGCGTTTTTCCCCTCTAAGAGAGATGTATTGCAATAATAAGGTTGTCCAAATGCATCTTTCATAATTAGATTATAAATCTAATTATGTAAAAAATAAACTTTTTTTAATTTAAATTACTCTTTTTCATTTTTATTTCATCTTATATTTTTCTTATTTGTTAATTGAAAAGTTAACTTCGTTTTTATTTGTAAGCGGAAGTTAGTCTTTCAAAGTATTTGATATAATTAAATTAATTGATATTTGTCCTAAGCATATTAGGAGGATTAATTATGTCAAATAATAAGTTATGCAAAAGAAAACACCTTAGAATAGAAGATTGTCTTATAATTGAATATCGATTAGATCAAAATCGAAAAAGTTGTACTAAAACAAACTTGTGTAATAGTAATTGTGGCAAGCAGTGTAAGAAATGTAAACTCATAAGCTGTTATAGAACTTGTAATGAATATTCAATCAAAAAATGTTCTAAGACTAACCTTTACTTACATATTTGCAACTCTTGATGAAAGTACTCTAGTTTTTCCACTGCCTGCATTTGCTTTTACACAAGCTGGTTCTATTTAATGGTGCTATTACGGCTGCCCTTTTATCAATATCCAGTACACTTAATAATTCTTTTTCGTTAATCATTTAAATCTCTTCCTTACATTTAAATTTTAATTATTCTCATTTAATCGATTAACAAATAAAATCCCCTTCCTATAAATAAATCTTATAAGAAGAGGATTTTATATAATTTAATTTTTAATATTTAATTTTAAAATGGCTCGTCTCCTAAGTCTTCTACATTAATTTTTTCCTGTTCTTCATTAGTATTTTCACTTGCAGCACCAACAGGTACTTTGACTTTTTTATTTTCAGAGTCTATAACTA is a window of Clostridium pasteurianum DNA encoding:
- a CDS encoding PqqD family protein, whose translation is MVTQVFDMCISYKKNMEQILMSSQYTMIQVKGEYYVIPVVTGKEYQNNVICLNGEVAKYIFTYIYNKKEATNYMDIAQKVIQVFNVSLEKALVDIKHFVNELSEKGVITIDRKQ
- a CDS encoding UvrD-helicase domain-containing protein, with the protein product MEPACVKANAGSGKTRVLSSRVANM